The Solenopsis invicta isolate M01_SB chromosome 12, UNIL_Sinv_3.0, whole genome shotgun sequence DNA window ACTTTCTTCACGAATTTCTACGAGTTCTtgaacaaaatattcaaaaaattgaaaacaatttgATGGTTTTTGTGTTCCTTTAAAGACATCCGCTACAATTGGTCTTTTatcaatacaattataaatcCGATATTGAAAAGACCAAAATTGGTTCGTGCCACTCTTATGAATTTGAGCGCCGTCTGTGTTAAaatcaatttgtattgtttCAGGCAAGGTATTTTCGGGAaaggttttcaatttttttataagggtaCTTTTGAAACCCAAGTAAAGATATTCTCCTCCATTGATATATTGAACGAGCCGCGAGGCCACATCAGTAGGAGTTTTAAGTAACGTTCTCGTGTGTTTCGGCAAAAAAGTGAGATTAAATGGGAACTCACGCAATGTGTTCAGCAGTATGTTGCCTTGCTTATGGTTTAAATTAGTCAATAAAAATGATTGTCTCAGTGCTTTTAACTTCAGGTCATTCAGATTTTGatgcatattattattttcggaAGAGTTTGACATATTTTCATTACTATGAACATCTGCATTGTCCTCGCTTCCTTCGTCATCTGCATTGTTCTCGCTTTCTTCGTCTTCTTCATTAGTTTCGTCAGTGTTTATTTCTTGCTCCTGCATTTCTTCTTCTGTTGTGCCTTCACTATCATTAATATCTTCATTTCCATCAGAAGTATCAAAAGTATGAATGTCAGTAGTCGATTCGTCATTACGGAGAGCGTCACCTGTAGATGTAGATGGAGCACGATGCGATGCCGAAATTTGCACCGATTCATTGTCAGACGACATATTGCCCGATTCGTTATTTGCGAACTGACAGACGTTtggataattttttcttgcgtCTAATCGTCTTCTCTTTTGTTTCATATTAAGGTTGAGAAAGtgcttatatttttttgacatgCCTCGTTCAATTTTGCCTACTGCTGCTATAAACAGGGCcaagcaaataattttaaagatagaAGATTTAAAAGATGTCATAATTACAACTTTTGTAACAAATTGAACAGTGCAGTGCGTATATAGGCGTTCGGTCGAGAAATAGTTTTTGGGTAAAATTCTGTGTAGTCAAAATCACCATTGCATGCATAGAAAgcagttatatttaaattgtagtAGAGTTTTTAGAGTGTAAGAAATTGTAGatttatatgtgtatttatacatattgtaaaatttagtaaattttgaaAGTCATATTAGTGGCTCTTAATATGTAAGgaatatagatatgtatatttgtgtgtattgtaaaaattattaaaaagactttaaatattttatgcaacattttggacaagaaaaaaactttttttcctcaagaaatgtttattgacgtttaaaaatatatttatgaaaatattgccAACGTTTAAAACTACGCGTCTGTGTAGTTACacttttttgtcaaaataattgaaatgaaTTGAAAACGGAACATTTGAATACATTATGCAATAGAAAATTGTACATACAATACATGCTCCAAGTATATTACAATTAAGTATGAAATGACAATTAATTTTGTGTACATAAAAATGGAGTGTATACACAAAAGTTCACCATTTAGTGTGAAATGTATATGCTTACATACACAAAtacatgcaattttattaatagtacacattatttatttactcataaatcaattcacattttataatattcatcgGACAtgcaaaatctaaaaatttactataatatttgtcacagtaaaaaattaacaattttaaaatgcagTAAACGAAATTTTAAAACTCTCTGATGTACTCTGTATTCCCTACTCTTATTAGGGGATTTGCTGAGGTGGCTCCAACTTAATAAAACTCGGGATTTAGACTTTTTACatgataaaatcttttttatctcttttttaagaaaattttaaaaattgtttaattttgctttaatttttatcttttttcaaatattaattaattaaaaactctattttttatagcaaatttatttaaaaattgtagtatacgtaacaaattttttaaaacctcATACATACAAGATAGcagaatttttagtaaaaaaataaatttaataaaaattaattggatCTAAAGACTCGATCTGACATACAATGTcccttatataaatatatgtacatctattagattaattaataaattaaatgaataaataactagataaataaattaaatcgataaattaaTAAGTCGATCAAATTAAATTCAGAATCATGTTAGAATTCATATTAGAATTATCAATTgaagcaaattttattaattattagtagttaataaaaaaataagaactcATAAAACtcgaaaaaattcaataaaacccCAAAAAACCCAATAAAATCCGAAA harbors:
- the LOC113004403 gene encoding uncharacterized protein LOC113004403 isoform X2, whose amino-acid sequence is MSKKYKHFLNLNMKQKRRRLDARKNYPNVCQFANNESGNMSSDNESVQISASHRAPSTSTGDALRNDESTTDIHTFDTSDGNEDINDSEGTTEEEMQEQEINTDETNEEDEESENNADDEGSEDNADVHSNENMSNSSENNNMHQNLNDLKLKALRQSFLLTNLNHKQGNILLNTLREFPFNLTFLPKHTRTLLKTPTDVASRLVQYINGGEYLYLGFKSTLIKKLKTFPENTLPETIQIDFNTDGAQIHKSGTNQFWSFQYRIYNCIDKRPIVADVFKGTQKPSNCFQFFEYFVQELVEIREESGILINDRWYPIQIRCFIADAPARAFALNHYGHISSNACSKCKIEGRRSAVTSLFRETTIFPGTCHPLRMMKNIAKWWMKIITKGQVP
- the LOC113004403 gene encoding uncharacterized protein LOC113004403 isoform X1 yields the protein MTSFKSSIFKIICLALFIAAVGKIERGMSKKYKHFLNLNMKQKRRRLDARKNYPNVCQFANNESGNMSSDNESVQISASHRAPSTSTGDALRNDESTTDIHTFDTSDGNEDINDSEGTTEEEMQEQEINTDETNEEDEESENNADDEGSEDNADVHSNENMSNSSENNNMHQNLNDLKLKALRQSFLLTNLNHKQGNILLNTLREFPFNLTFLPKHTRTLLKTPTDVASRLVQYINGGEYLYLGFKSTLIKKLKTFPENTLPETIQIDFNTDGAQIHKSGTNQFWSFQYRIYNCIDKRPIVADVFKGTQKPSNCFQFFEYFVQELVEIREESGILINDRWYPIQIRCFIADAPARAFALNHYGHISSNACSKCKIEGRRSAVTSLFRETTIFPGTCHPLRMMKNIAKWWMKIITKGQVP
- the LOC113004403 gene encoding uncharacterized protein LOC113004403 isoform X3, which codes for MTSFKSSIFKIICLALFIAAVGKIERGMSKKYKHFLNLNMKQKRRRLDARKNYPNVCQFANNESGNMSSDNESVQISASHRAPSTSTGDALRNDESTTDIHTFDTSDGNEDINDSEGTTEEEMQEQEINTDETNEEDEESENNADDEGSEDNADVHSNENMSNSSENNNMHQNLNDLKLKALRQSFLLTNLNHKQGNILLNTLHAPARAFALNHYGHISSNACSKCKIEGRRSAVTSLFRETTIFPGTCHPLRMMKNIAKWWMKIITKGQVP